From a single Fusobacterium pseudoperiodonticum genomic region:
- a CDS encoding DUF3601 domain-containing protein: MSKIISILPFVFIFIGVFTVIYIMYMTIFEKRRKKMKNKEMNKLRETLSPYEFESTQKNAVNKRFSFMEYLYSGDYIKVIKEFKDYYGFTHQEGEKFYFACAYFLPYEDGYTLYISKDKINIKAIYLQDRPETQREICYNLKKYFEIIEQGRFKR, translated from the coding sequence ATGTCTAAAATTATATCAATACTTCCATTTGTATTTATATTTATCGGAGTTTTTACTGTTATTTATATTATGTATATGACTATATTTGAAAAAAGAAGGAAAAAAATGAAAAATAAAGAAATGAATAAATTAAGAGAAACTCTATCTCCTTATGAGTTTGAAAGCACTCAAAAAAATGCTGTTAATAAAAGGTTTAGCTTTATGGAATATTTATATTCAGGAGATTATATAAAAGTTATAAAAGAATTTAAGGATTATTATGGTTTTACACACCAAGAAGGAGAAAAATTTTATTTTGCTTGTGCATATTTTTTACCTTATGAAGATGGCTACACTCTATATATTTCAAAAGATAAAATTAATATTAAGGCTATTTATCTTCAAGACAGACCAGAAACTCAAAGGGAAATTTGTTATAACTTAAAAAAATATTTTGAGATTATAGAACAAGGGAGATTTAAAAGATAG